In a genomic window of Halodesulfovibrio aestuarii DSM 17919 = ATCC 29578:
- a CDS encoding dihydrolipoyl dehydrogenase family protein encodes MAKYDFDLIIIGSGAAGLTVASGAAQLGVKVLLIEKEKHMGGDCLHYGCVPSKTLIKCANVRNQMTKAENYGLPAPALEPVDFSKISAHIKSVIDTIQPHDSPERFEKLGAVIRFGIASFTDPHTISLAPTDGKTPEHISGKIIVVAAGSAPSIPPFKGLGSVNYLTNETIFSQQRLPQSLTVIGGGPIAVEIAQALHRLGSKVTLLQRSPHILSKEDPDMAEIVETSLRNDGIRVITGTSIEEVTQNGEKISVHYGTTEHPAQEITSESLLVALGRAPSVQALNLKNAGVEYSTKGIPVDNRMRTNVPHIYAVGDITGKHQFTHAAGYEGGIVIANAVFKIPRKADYTLLPWVTYCDPELASIGYNEKRAQNAGIDYTVHTEVFASNDRALAENQPNGKLKLLQDSKGHVIGVQIAGLHAGELINEWVAILGGKMTLSTLAGAIHPYPTLGEINKKVAGTILSEKVFSPFTRKVLRTLFRYRGNV; translated from the coding sequence ATGGCAAAATACGATTTTGATCTCATCATTATTGGCAGCGGCGCAGCAGGACTAACCGTAGCCTCCGGTGCAGCACAGCTGGGTGTTAAAGTATTACTGATAGAAAAAGAAAAACACATGGGTGGCGACTGCCTTCATTACGGCTGTGTGCCCAGCAAAACGCTCATTAAATGTGCCAACGTACGCAACCAGATGACAAAAGCCGAAAACTACGGGCTACCCGCTCCGGCACTTGAACCTGTCGATTTTTCAAAAATCTCAGCACACATCAAATCCGTTATCGACACCATTCAGCCGCACGATTCTCCGGAACGCTTTGAAAAGCTCGGAGCCGTTATTCGCTTTGGCATTGCCTCTTTTACAGACCCGCACACTATCTCTCTTGCCCCCACAGACGGCAAAACACCTGAACACATCTCCGGTAAAATCATTGTAGTAGCAGCAGGATCTGCCCCTTCAATCCCGCCGTTCAAGGGCTTGGGTTCTGTCAATTATCTCACTAACGAAACCATTTTTTCCCAACAGAGGCTCCCGCAGTCTCTCACGGTCATCGGTGGCGGCCCTATCGCCGTGGAAATAGCTCAAGCTCTTCACAGATTAGGTTCCAAGGTCACGCTGCTCCAACGCTCTCCACACATTCTCTCAAAAGAAGATCCGGACATGGCAGAAATTGTCGAAACATCCCTCCGCAACGATGGCATTCGGGTCATAACAGGCACAAGCATTGAAGAAGTCACCCAGAACGGCGAAAAAATATCCGTCCATTATGGAACCACAGAACATCCCGCACAGGAAATTACCAGCGAAAGCCTCCTCGTTGCTCTCGGCAGAGCCCCTTCAGTGCAAGCGCTCAATCTCAAAAATGCAGGCGTGGAATATTCAACAAAAGGTATCCCAGTTGATAACAGAATGCGGACTAATGTTCCGCACATATATGCAGTGGGTGATATCACCGGCAAGCATCAGTTCACCCATGCCGCAGGCTACGAGGGCGGCATAGTCATAGCCAACGCAGTGTTCAAAATACCGCGTAAGGCAGACTACACCCTGCTCCCGTGGGTGACCTACTGTGATCCGGAACTTGCTTCCATCGGCTATAACGAAAAACGCGCACAAAACGCCGGAATAGACTACACGGTTCATACAGAAGTTTTTGCATCAAATGACCGCGCACTTGCAGAAAACCAGCCAAACGGTAAATTAAAGCTCCTGCAAGACAGCAAAGGACATGTTATCGGCGTGCAAATCGCCGGACTCCACGCCGGTGAACTTATAAACGAATGGGTCGCCATCCTCGGTGGAAAAATGACACTCTCCACCCTTGCAGGCGCAATTCACCCCTATCCGACACTCGGCGAAATCAACAAAAAGGTAGCTGGAACCATACTCAGCGAAAAAGTTTTTTCGCCGTTTACACGCAAGGTGCTCCGTACCCTGTTCAGGTATCGCGGCAACGTCTAG
- a CDS encoding glucokinase, with protein MKRILTADIGGTNSRFAAFTIQGKTIRLVRSIWLSTNAADSFVQLLELLANSNFELQPSEADAVVFGVAGPVVDSTKCDPPNIAWDIDLGAIPKKLCCNNALLINDFLAQAYASFTPAFDDAVEIAAGAPALNCPVAILGPGTGLGKSLLVPDGTGKYIPVPSEGGHGAFPFTTKEETDFAAFVREKTGNNEIIQDNILTGSGLEYLFEFHTGKTAPSQAVVAHFSEYPIVLEWFARFFGRICRNFVLDTFALGGLYVTGGIVAKNPIIIEHNEFMKSFLGDKQDKDLLCNIPIKLNANEEAGLWGAAQYGADHLIRKANNHPAMKR; from the coding sequence ATGAAACGCATATTAACCGCTGACATTGGCGGAACAAACAGCCGCTTTGCAGCCTTTACTATACAAGGAAAGACCATACGTCTGGTACGAAGCATTTGGCTTTCAACAAATGCTGCGGACAGCTTTGTACAATTACTGGAACTGCTGGCAAATTCTAACTTTGAGTTGCAGCCCTCTGAAGCAGATGCGGTGGTCTTCGGTGTTGCAGGGCCCGTTGTGGACAGCACTAAATGTGACCCACCGAACATTGCATGGGATATTGATCTCGGTGCGATTCCTAAAAAACTGTGCTGCAACAATGCGCTGCTCATTAATGACTTTCTTGCGCAAGCCTACGCATCGTTCACTCCTGCTTTCGACGATGCCGTAGAAATTGCTGCGGGTGCCCCTGCTCTAAACTGCCCTGTGGCAATCCTTGGCCCCGGCACCGGTCTTGGAAAATCACTTCTGGTACCAGATGGTACAGGGAAATACATACCCGTTCCATCTGAAGGCGGTCATGGAGCCTTCCCGTTCACAACTAAAGAAGAAACTGATTTCGCAGCCTTTGTACGTGAAAAAACAGGCAACAACGAAATCATTCAAGACAACATACTCACCGGCTCAGGTCTGGAATACCTTTTTGAATTTCACACAGGTAAGACAGCGCCTTCCCAGGCGGTTGTTGCACATTTTTCGGAGTATCCAATTGTTCTAGAGTGGTTTGCACGATTTTTTGGCCGGATATGCCGTAATTTTGTACTCGATACTTTTGCCCTTGGCGGGTTATACGTTACGGGCGGCATTGTCGCAAAAAATCCCATTATTATTGAACACAACGAATTTATGAAATCGTTCCTCGGCGATAAACAAGACAAGGACCTGCTCTGCAATATCCCCATCAAACTCAATGCTAACGAGGAAGCCGGTCTATGGGGAGCCGCTCAATACGGTGCTGACCATCTTATACGAAAAGCGAACAATCACCCTGCGATGAAAAGGTAA
- the hisA gene encoding 1-(5-phosphoribosyl)-5-[(5-phosphoribosylamino)methylideneamino]imidazole-4-carboxamide isomerase codes for MIIFPAVDIKGGQAVRLKQGKADQETVFSSDPVAMAKKWQEQGGKWLHVIDLDGAFSGEPVNRDLIKNICSSVDMPVQLGGGIRDLKTAKAYLDAGVSRLIIGTIALTEPELFGSICKAFPGKIGVSLDAEGGVLKTKGWVEDSGLTIYDVLPRMEEQGVAFIIYTDIDRDGMQTGVNLPALTKLAQTSSVPVIAAGGVATLDDIKALYPLTKQANLEGAISGKAIYTGTLDLKEASDWIAAQD; via the coding sequence GTGATAATTTTTCCTGCTGTAGACATTAAAGGCGGACAGGCTGTTCGTCTTAAACAGGGTAAAGCCGATCAGGAAACTGTGTTTTCCTCCGATCCGGTAGCAATGGCAAAAAAATGGCAGGAACAAGGCGGCAAATGGCTCCATGTAATTGATCTTGATGGTGCTTTTTCCGGCGAACCAGTCAACCGTGATCTTATTAAAAACATCTGCTCCAGCGTAGATATGCCTGTTCAGCTCGGCGGTGGCATCCGCGATCTGAAAACCGCAAAAGCGTATCTTGACGCTGGCGTTTCCCGTCTGATCATCGGTACTATCGCGCTGACGGAACCTGAATTATTCGGCTCCATCTGCAAGGCATTTCCGGGTAAAATCGGTGTGTCCCTTGATGCAGAAGGCGGCGTATTAAAAACAAAAGGCTGGGTAGAAGACAGCGGCCTTACTATCTACGATGTGCTCCCGCGCATGGAAGAACAAGGCGTAGCTTTCATCATCTACACCGACATCGACCGCGATGGTATGCAGACTGGTGTCAACCTGCCTGCACTTACCAAACTGGCGCAGACATCGTCTGTTCCTGTAATTGCTGCAGGCGGTGTTGCAACTCTTGATGATATCAAGGCACTGTACCCGCTCACAAAGCAAGCCAACCTTGAAGGTGCTATTTCCGGAAAAGCTATATACACCGGAACGCTTGACCTTAAAGAAGCTTCTGACTGGATTGCAGCGCAAGACTAG
- the hisB gene encoding imidazoleglycerol-phosphate dehydratase HisB, with the protein MTQRTATITRDTSETKVSLTLTLDGTSNVDVKTGWGFADHMLTLIAFWGGFDLHIHCDGDLHVDAHHTLEDIGICLGNALREALGDRKGINRIGMAKVPMDESISEVNIDISGRPYLVYRGDDLLPPVIAGDESDLWREFFKSVSYGARINMHISYLYGKNGHHLLESACKGLGLALRMAASCDRNQLLSTKGSLD; encoded by the coding sequence ATGACTCAACGTACCGCAACCATTACAAGAGACACAAGTGAAACCAAAGTATCACTGACTCTTACTCTGGACGGAACCAGCAATGTAGACGTGAAAACTGGTTGGGGTTTTGCCGACCACATGCTCACCCTTATCGCATTCTGGGGCGGCTTTGATCTCCATATTCATTGTGACGGAGATTTACACGTTGATGCACATCATACACTCGAAGATATTGGTATCTGCCTCGGTAATGCCCTTCGCGAAGCTCTTGGAGACCGAAAAGGTATCAACCGCATCGGCATGGCTAAAGTGCCAATGGACGAATCAATCTCTGAAGTGAACATCGACATTTCCGGTCGCCCTTATCTTGTGTATCGCGGTGACGACCTATTGCCTCCTGTTATTGCCGGTGATGAGTCTGACCTGTGGCGCGAATTCTTCAAATCCGTCAGTTATGGCGCAAGAATAAACATGCATATTTCTTACCTTTATGGTAAAAATGGGCATCACCTGCTCGAATCAGCATGTAAAGGCTTAGGATTGGCTCTGCGCATGGCTGCTTCCTGTGACCGAAACCAACTACTCAGCACCAAAGGGAGTCTTGATTAA
- the tatC gene encoding twin-arginine translocase subunit TatC: protein MTLLQHLDELRVRLKRISFAIIIGCLACYSFAEKLFDYLVMPMVAVMPDQSSFIYTAPHEAFVTYLKVAALAGFFISSPYIFYQIWAFIAPGLYEEERKYIIPIAFFSAACFIGGGAFAYFIVFPFAFEFFMSFNTGHIQAMLKLNEYLSFSMKLIFAFGLVFEMPLFALFLSRLGIVTAEMMRKARKFAILFSFVLAAILTPPDVVSQLLMAGPLMILYEISIVIAAVFGKRRPSEEDDDTEDDEAVAES from the coding sequence ATGACTCTCCTGCAGCACCTTGATGAGCTTCGCGTGCGCTTAAAGCGCATCAGCTTTGCAATCATCATCGGCTGTCTTGCCTGTTACAGTTTTGCTGAAAAGCTCTTTGATTATCTGGTAATGCCGATGGTTGCGGTAATGCCGGACCAAAGTTCTTTCATCTACACAGCGCCGCATGAAGCGTTTGTGACCTACCTTAAAGTAGCCGCCTTGGCAGGCTTTTTTATCTCCAGTCCTTATATTTTCTACCAAATATGGGCATTTATTGCACCGGGACTGTATGAAGAAGAGCGTAAGTACATTATTCCAATCGCATTTTTCTCTGCTGCCTGTTTTATAGGCGGCGGCGCATTTGCCTACTTTATTGTATTCCCGTTTGCTTTTGAATTTTTCATGAGCTTTAACACAGGCCACATTCAGGCCATGCTTAAGCTCAACGAATATTTAAGCTTCTCGATGAAGCTGATCTTCGCCTTCGGCCTTGTTTTTGAGATGCCGCTGTTTGCCCTGTTCCTGAGCAGATTAGGAATTGTGACAGCAGAAATGATGCGTAAAGCACGTAAGTTTGCTATACTCTTCTCATTTGTCCTGGCTGCTATCCTTACGCCACCGGATGTTGTATCCCAGCTTCTCATGGCGGGACCATTGATGATTCTGTATGAAATCTCAATTGTCATCGCTGCAGTCTTCGGCAAACGCCGCCCTTCCGAGGAAGACGACGACACCGAAGATGATGAAGCAGTGGCTGAGTCTTAA
- a CDS encoding TVP38/TMEM64 family protein, which produces MTAIQAKRISLITIIALLLASVWYFNLTDYLTLEYIKEKQDAFRVLYKEYSILLVGGFILLYILVTALSIPGATIMTLAAGGLFGFWTSLIAISFASTIGATLACFVSRYILKDWVQNTFGNKIKKINEGIEKEGAFYLFTLRLVPIFPFFAINLIMGITTLPLRTYFWVSQLGMLPGTAVYVNAGKHLATINDVSDILQPVHILSFALLGIFPLLAKYFLKIIRKVKENT; this is translated from the coding sequence ATGACTGCAATTCAAGCAAAACGCATCAGCCTGATCACAATAATTGCTCTTCTACTGGCATCAGTCTGGTACTTTAACCTTACAGACTACCTTACACTTGAATACATTAAAGAAAAACAGGATGCGTTCAGGGTACTATACAAAGAATACAGTATCCTACTTGTAGGCGGGTTCATTCTTCTCTATATCCTTGTCACTGCTTTATCTATTCCCGGGGCTACAATAATGACCCTTGCTGCGGGTGGTTTATTCGGCTTCTGGACATCACTGATTGCCATATCGTTCGCATCTACTATCGGCGCAACACTCGCCTGTTTTGTATCCCGTTATATTCTCAAGGACTGGGTTCAGAATACATTCGGCAACAAAATTAAGAAAATTAACGAAGGAATCGAGAAGGAAGGAGCGTTCTACCTCTTCACCCTTCGTCTTGTTCCCATCTTTCCCTTCTTTGCAATAAATCTCATAATGGGCATCACCACCCTGCCATTGCGAACATACTTCTGGGTATCACAACTGGGGATGCTGCCGGGCACTGCTGTGTATGTGAATGCAGGAAAACATCTTGCCACTATCAATGACGTCTCAGACATTCTCCAACCTGTGCACATTCTTTCCTTCGCCCTTCTCGGTATTTTTCCCTTACTTGCAAAATATTTTTTAAAAATTATCCGTAAAGTAAAAGAGAACACCTAA